One window of the Eucalyptus grandis isolate ANBG69807.140 chromosome 8, ASM1654582v1, whole genome shotgun sequence genome contains the following:
- the LOC108954982 gene encoding rust resistance kinase Lr10-like, translating into MTAFASDQISGREGDQNGSLTYKDLHNKMAEGFTLFYGNYYWVSGRIFWCRYLSFGYRMEGCGGIRFAKGLPLKANYVAARFILGALCVLILLIYKWMRRHQANDANIKEFLQAHNNFLPIRYSYSDIKKITKYFKCKLGEGGYGFVYKGILRSGNEVAVKILNKPESNGQDFISEVATIGRIHHVNVVQLVGFCFDYSKQALVYDFMPNGSLDKHISNKDGDDSLNYKKMYEISLGIARGMEYLHRGCDMQILHFDIKPHNILLDQSFTPKISDFGLARFYPTDHSIVSLTAARGTLGYIAPELFYKDIGGISYKADVYSFGMMLMEMAGRRRNLNARAERSSQIYFPLWVYDQFGKENEVEMVGVKEEERETTGKMIIVALWCIQLSPNDRPSMRKVLDMLEGDMAKLQLPPKPLLYPREVLIDDVDTEIELEMVSSSSSASIISGNYQFYHDNDTKSCIV; encoded by the exons ATGACGGCATTCGCATCGGATCAAATCTCGGGGCGGGAAGGGGATCAGAATGGGAGCTTAACATACAAGGACCTCCACAACAAGATGGCCGAGGGATTCACTCTCTTCTATGGGAACTATTATTGGGTGTCAGGAAGAATTTTTTGGTGTCGCTACTTAAGTTTCGGATACCGAATGGAGGGTTGCGGTGGCATTCGGTTCGCCAAGGGACTTCCCCTTAAAg CCAATTACGTCGCAGCAAGATTCATACTCGGAGCTCTATGTGTGCTGATACTTCTAATCTATAAGTGGATGAGAAGGCACCAAGCAAACGATGCAAACATCAAAGAATTCTTACAAGCTCACAATAACTTTCTGCCCATAAGGTACTCCTATTCGGATATTAAGAAGattacaaaatatttcaaatgcaAATTAGGTGAGGGGGGATATGGTTTTGTGTACAAAGGAATCCTTAGAAGCGGCAATGAAGTTGCAgttaagattttgaacaaaCCAGAATCTAATGGCCAAGATTTTATTAGTGAAGTGGCCACAATTGGAAGGATCCACCACGTCAATGTGGTGCAACTTGTTGGTTTTTGCTTCGATTATTCCAAACAAGCTCTAGTCTATGATTTCATGCCGAATGGCTCCCTGGATAAACACATTTCGAATAAGGATGGTGATGATTCTCttaattataagaaaatgtatgAGATCTCTCTTGGCATAGCTAGAGGGATGGAATATCTACATCGGGGATGtgatatgcaaattctacaCTTTGATATCAAGCCACACAACATTCTCCTAGACCAAAGTTTCACTCCGAAAatttctgactttggacttgcaagATTTTATCCCACCGATCATAGCATAGTATCGTTAACTGCagcaagaggaaccttgggTTATATAGCACCTGAGCTATTCTATAAAGACATTGGTGGCATTTCTTATAAAgctgatgtttatagttttgggatgatgttgatggaaatggccGGTAGAAGGAGAAATCTAAATGCACGTGCAGAGCGTTCAagtcaaatttactttcctttgtgggtttatgatcaatttggcaaagaaaatgAGGTTGAAATGGTAGGTgtcaaagaagaggaaagagaaacaacGGGGAAGATGATAATCGTTGCATTATGGTGtatacaattgagtcctaatgATCGGCCGTCGATGAGGAAAGTCCTAGATATGCTTGAGGGAGATATGGCTAAACTGCAACTACCTCCAAAACCACTTTTGTATCCAAGAGAGGT